The following proteins are encoded in a genomic region of Bernardetia sp. MNP-M8:
- the ccoS gene encoding cbb3-type cytochrome oxidase assembly protein CcoS has product MQVLIVLVVCSLIVALGFLAAFFWSVKDNQYDDTYTPSMRILFDDNEIAQKADSKEIQK; this is encoded by the coding sequence ATGCAGGTTTTAATTGTTCTAGTTGTATGTAGTTTAATTGTCGCTCTTGGTTTTTTGGCTGCCTTTTTTTGGTCGGTCAAAGACAATCAATATGACGATACTTATACACCAAGTATGCGAATTTTATTTGATGACAATGAAATTGCTCAAAAGGCAGATTCAAAAGAAATTCAAAAATAG
- a CDS encoding M28 family peptidase, which produces MNLLKTVQNLENKTDEQRYDFIINFLEENEIKYQIHHYKTGKNIIIKTNEDDNSDKPYIGISSHFDVVPNSGGANDNATSIAVCLDILMRIKNELKQNSSFLENLAFDIRVFIFDEEERQLLGSRAYVMEFGRQEIRKGKIIGLINLEMLGQGDKLALWNLDDTEKTGKVLETLEKTAKQNGIFTKRFDKIVTNTADHVSFRHAKLQDAFTITCISQKDMEISYQYYEAQDTGASIMTLMEIINQAPIFQHYHKPSDLSKHLNEESMRRVSDLIWETLLKM; this is translated from the coding sequence ATGAACCTCCTAAAAACCGTTCAAAACCTAGAAAATAAAACTGATGAGCAGCGTTATGATTTTATCATCAATTTTTTAGAAGAAAATGAAATAAAGTATCAAATTCATCACTACAAGACAGGAAAAAATATAATCATCAAGACAAATGAAGACGATAATTCAGACAAACCTTATATTGGAATAAGTTCTCATTTTGATGTCGTTCCTAATTCGGGTGGTGCAAATGATAATGCTACTTCGATAGCTGTCTGTTTGGATATTTTGATGAGAATAAAAAACGAGCTAAAACAAAACTCTTCTTTTTTAGAAAATCTAGCTTTTGATATACGAGTTTTTATTTTTGATGAAGAGGAAAGACAACTTTTAGGTTCAAGAGCTTATGTAATGGAATTTGGAAGACAAGAAATACGAAAAGGAAAAATAATCGGACTTATAAATCTTGAAATGTTAGGACAAGGAGACAAACTTGCACTTTGGAATTTGGATGATACTGAGAAAACAGGAAAGGTATTAGAAACATTAGAAAAAACTGCAAAACAAAATGGTATTTTCACAAAACGTTTTGATAAAATTGTTACCAATACGGCTGATCATGTGAGTTTTAGACATGCAAAACTTCAAGATGCTTTTACCATTACGTGTATTTCTCAAAAAGATATGGAAATTTCTTATCAGTATTATGAAGCACAAGATACTGGTGCAAGTATTATGACACTAATGGAAATTATAAATCAAGCTCCTATTTTTCAACATTATCACAAACCAAGTGATTTGAGTAAACATTTGAATGAAGAAAGTATGCGAAGAGTTTCAGATTTGATTTGGGAAACATTACTCAAAATGTAA
- the ccoN gene encoding cytochrome-c oxidase, cbb3-type subunit I — translation MENQTSNPITPESPPQKKGKWEGLQLEHFSYDNTIVRNFAYATTFWGLVGMLVGLLAALQMSHPMFNFTEYFTFGRVRSVHTNAVIFAFVGNGIFTGVYYSLQRLCKARMFSDFLSKLHFWAWQLIIVFAALSLFMGYTTTKEYAELEWPLDIAIAVVWVIFGINMMGTIIKRREQHLYVAIWFYIATFVTVAVLHIVNSMALPVSFTKSYSLYAGVQDALVQWWYGHNAVAFFLTTPYLGLMYYFVPKAANRPVYSYRLSIIHYWALIFIYIWAGPHHLLYTALPDWAQWLGTVFSLMLIAPSWGGMLNGLLTLRGAWDKVRENPVLKFMVVALTSYGMATFEGPMLSFKNVNAISHYTDWTIAHVHVGALGWNGFLTFGMLYWLMPRLFSTKLFSTKLANVHFWIGTLGILFYVIPIYWAGWTQSLMWKEFTPAGFLKYEFLETVTQILPMYYMRAFGGTLYIIGALIMVYNIFKTIKQGRFVPEEKASAPAIKVQEKEKGGHWHSWIEKRPLQLLFWSTIAILIGGIIEFVPTFLIRSNVPTIAAVKPYTPLELEGRDLYIRENCAVCHSQMIRPFRDETERYGDYSKAGEFVYDRPFLWGSKRTGPDLQREGGKMPDSWHFNHMYDPQSTSPGSIMPPYYWLIENQLNTSLTERKIEAMQSLGVPYPKGFEKQVHEDMAKQAKGIQENLAKDNIEVKADREIIALIAYLQRLGTDVKKVDPQYLPKK, via the coding sequence ATGGAAAATCAAACCTCCAATCCAATTACACCTGAAAGCCCTCCTCAAAAAAAAGGAAAATGGGAAGGCTTACAACTAGAGCATTTTTCTTATGATAATACTATCGTAAGAAATTTCGCTTATGCAACCACTTTTTGGGGACTTGTCGGAATGCTGGTCGGTCTACTGGCAGCACTTCAAATGTCGCATCCAATGTTCAATTTCACTGAATATTTTACATTTGGGCGTGTTCGTTCTGTTCATACCAACGCTGTTATTTTTGCTTTTGTAGGAAATGGAATTTTTACAGGAGTTTATTACTCGCTTCAACGACTTTGTAAAGCTCGTATGTTTAGTGATTTTTTGAGTAAACTTCACTTTTGGGCGTGGCAACTTATTATCGTTTTTGCTGCTCTTAGTTTGTTTATGGGATATACAACCACTAAAGAATATGCAGAATTAGAATGGCCTTTAGATATTGCAATTGCAGTAGTTTGGGTTATTTTTGGTATTAATATGATGGGAACAATCATCAAGCGTAGAGAGCAACATTTGTATGTAGCGATTTGGTTTTACATTGCTACTTTCGTTACCGTTGCTGTTTTACACATTGTAAATTCAATGGCTCTTCCTGTTTCATTTACTAAAAGTTATTCATTGTATGCAGGCGTACAGGATGCGCTTGTTCAGTGGTGGTATGGTCATAATGCTGTTGCATTTTTCTTGACAACTCCGTATTTAGGCTTGATGTATTATTTTGTTCCAAAGGCTGCTAATCGTCCTGTTTATTCGTATCGTCTTTCAATTATTCACTATTGGGCATTGATTTTTATTTATATCTGGGCGGGTCCTCACCACTTGCTTTATACAGCTTTACCAGATTGGGCGCAATGGTTAGGAACTGTTTTTTCATTGATGCTGATTGCTCCATCTTGGGGTGGAATGCTCAACGGACTTCTTACTTTGCGTGGTGCTTGGGATAAAGTTCGTGAAAATCCTGTATTGAAGTTTATGGTTGTTGCCTTGACATCTTACGGTATGGCTACATTTGAAGGTCCAATGCTTTCTTTCAAAAATGTAAATGCAATTAGTCATTATACAGACTGGACAATCGCTCACGTACACGTAGGTGCATTAGGTTGGAATGGATTCTTGACTTTTGGAATGCTGTATTGGCTTATGCCTCGTCTTTTCAGTACAAAGTTATTCTCTACCAAATTGGCAAATGTTCATTTTTGGATAGGTACTTTAGGAATTTTATTCTATGTAATTCCGATTTACTGGGCAGGCTGGACACAAAGTTTAATGTGGAAAGAATTTACTCCTGCTGGCTTCTTGAAATATGAGTTTTTAGAAACAGTTACACAGATTTTGCCAATGTATTATATGCGTGCATTTGGTGGTACTTTATATATCATTGGTGCATTGATTATGGTTTATAATATCTTCAAGACTATTAAACAAGGAAGATTTGTACCAGAAGAAAAAGCATCTGCACCAGCTATCAAAGTTCAGGAAAAAGAAAAAGGTGGACACTGGCACTCTTGGATTGAAAAACGTCCATTACAACTTTTATTTTGGAGTACAATCGCTATTCTTATTGGGGGAATTATCGAATTTGTGCCTACATTCTTGATTCGCTCAAATGTTCCTACCATTGCAGCCGTCAAACCTTATACACCTTTAGAGCTTGAAGGACGTGATTTGTATATCCGTGAGAACTGTGCCGTTTGTCACTCTCAAATGATACGACCTTTTAGAGATGAAACCGAACGTTATGGAGATTATTCTAAAGCAGGAGAATTTGTTTATGACCGTCCGTTCTTATGGGGTTCGAAACGAACAGGACCCGATTTGCAGCGTGAAGGTGGAAAAATGCCTGATTCGTGGCACTTCAATCACATGTACGACCCACAATCTACGTCTCCCGGTTCGATTATGCCTCCTTATTATTGGCTGATCGAAAATCAATTAAATACTTCTTTGACAGAACGAAAAATTGAAGCGATGCAAAGTTTGGGTGTTCCTTATCCAAAAGGATTTGAGAAACAAGTACATGAAGATATGGCAAAACAAGCTAAAGGCATTCAAGAGAATTTAGCCAAAGATAATATTGAAGTCAAAGCAGACCGAGAAATTATTGCACTCATTGCCTATCTACAACGATTAGGTACAGATGTGAAAAAGGTTGACCCTCAATATTTGCCTAAAAAATAA
- a CDS encoding transposase — translation MNKYTKEFSDIPIHHVHTTLLLISCILIKETVNLNKLKNQVGIFLNSPTVQINSHYKRLTRYFLDVYVQKTLWKLILVFSIGSFLNRKKVKKEIFYLAMDGSVWQLGEYTYHVLVLSVIYRKMAIPIFWINLERKGSSTLAHRKSLLASALLLYPFLKRFTILADREYKGRVWFRYLEEQGYTYIIRLCKGDYQLEVKKYHSLLKKAKLGKLVSQEFETDFAKKLKIVISYNGQAAKESEKFVILLTNKYRLTKEKISAIYYLRWKIECLFKHLKTNGFHLEEVGMVNPRKIRVLMALVIASFLLCILEGVKTKQRVKKDNESFYESVFRMGYGKVVFYATSIDQIIKKIVQLSKNYKIQNTT, via the coding sequence TTGAACAAATATACAAAGGAATTTTCAGATATTCCTATTCATCATGTTCATACTACTTTGTTGCTTATTAGCTGTATTCTGATAAAAGAAACAGTTAATTTAAACAAGTTAAAAAACCAAGTAGGTATTTTTTTAAATTCTCCTACTGTTCAAATTAATTCTCATTATAAGCGTCTTACTCGCTATTTTTTGGATGTTTATGTCCAAAAAACACTTTGGAAGTTGATTTTAGTTTTTAGTATAGGTTCTTTTTTAAATAGGAAGAAGGTAAAAAAAGAAATTTTCTATCTAGCTATGGATGGTAGTGTTTGGCAGTTAGGCGAATATACGTATCACGTTTTGGTATTAAGTGTTATTTATAGAAAAATGGCTATTCCTATTTTTTGGATAAATTTAGAACGAAAAGGCAGTTCTACTTTGGCTCATCGTAAAAGTTTATTAGCATCAGCTTTACTGTTATATCCTTTTTTGAAAAGATTTACAATTTTAGCTGATAGAGAATACAAAGGTAGAGTTTGGTTTAGGTATTTAGAAGAACAAGGATATACTTATATTATTCGGCTTTGTAAAGGAGATTATCAATTAGAGGTTAAAAAGTACCACAGTTTGCTTAAAAAAGCTAAATTAGGCAAATTAGTAAGTCAAGAATTTGAAACTGACTTTGCAAAAAAACTAAAAATAGTTATTTCTTATAATGGGCAAGCAGCAAAAGAAAGTGAAAAATTTGTCATTTTATTAACCAACAAATATCGTTTAACAAAAGAAAAGATTAGTGCTATCTATTATTTAAGATGGAAAATAGAGTGTTTATTTAAACATTTGAAAACAAATGGATTTCATTTAGAGGAGGTAGGAATGGTAAATCCAAGAAAAATTCGTGTTTTAATGGCATTAGTAATTGCATCTTTTTTACTCTGTATCTTAGAAGGAGTAAAAACAAAACAGAGAGTAAAAAAAGACAATGAATCTTTTTATGAATCTGTATTTAGAATGGGGTACGGAAAAGTAGTATTTTACGCTACTTCCATAGACCAAATAATAAAAAAAATAGTTCAATTATCGAAAAACTACAAAATTCAAAATACAACCTAA
- a CDS encoding cbb3-type cytochrome c oxidase subunit 3 translates to MYKDVARAIEGIDIYPMIGVIIFFSVFVIMIVNVYSAKKSNVAHWEKLPLEDATENTYSNSFTQNTIKNETEII, encoded by the coding sequence ATGTATAAAGACGTAGCTAGAGCCATCGAAGGCATTGATATTTATCCAATGATAGGAGTAATTATTTTCTTTTCTGTCTTTGTGATAATGATTGTCAATGTGTATTCAGCCAAAAAATCAAATGTAGCACATTGGGAAAAATTGCCCTTAGAAGATGCTACTGAAAATACTTATTCTAATTCATTTACTCAAAATACAATCAAAAATGAAACAGAAATTATATAA